In Solanum pennellii chromosome 3, SPENNV200, a single window of DNA contains:
- the LOC107015458 gene encoding translation factor GUF1 homolog, mitochondrial isoform X2, which produces MTTFKRASKALTSKFSAIYTCNFHPVTFLSHFSYTHNASFCSRPRQNNKEASTIDLNQYPSDNIRNFSIIAHVDHGKSTLADRLLELTGTIRKGHGQPQYLDKLQVERERGITVKAQTATMFHRHKFLGSDTDFLLNLVDTPGHVDFSYEVSRSLAACQGALLVVDAAQGVQAQTVANFYLAFESNLAIIPVINKIDQPTADPDRVKTQLKSMFDLNPSDVLLTSAKTGLGLEQVLPAAIERIPPPPGKNTSPLRMLLLDSYYDEYKGVICHVAIVDGALHKGDKICSAATGQSYEVSDVGIMHPELVATGILLTGQVGYIVSGMRSTKEARVGDTLHHTRTVIQPLPGFKPAKHMVFSGLYPADGSDFEALNHAIERLTCNDASVSVTKESSTALGLGFRCGFLGLLHMDVFHQRLEQEHGAHVISTVPTVPYIFEYSDGSKLQVQNPAALPSNPKNRLTACWEPTVIATIIIPSEYVGSVITLCAERRGEQLEYSFIDSQRAFMRYRMPLREIVVDFYNELKSITSGYASFDYEDSEYQASDLVKLDILLNGQPVDAMATIVHKSKAPRVGRELVEKLKKFIDRCLKLSYKLLLDLRSSLGRRFLL; this is translated from the exons ATGACTACTTTCAAGAGAGCTTCAAAAGCTCTCACATCCAAATTTTCTGCAATTTATACTTGCAATTTTCATCCGGTAACCTTTTTATCGCATTTTTCTTATACTCATAATGCTTCATTTTGCTCTCGTCCTCGCCAAAACAATAAAGAAGCATCAACTATAGATTTGAATCAGTACCCTTCTGATAACATTCGTAACTTTTCAATTATTGCCCATGTTGATCATGGAAAATCAACCTTAGCTGACAGACTTCTCGAACTTACTGGAACCATTAGAAAAGGACACGGTCAGCCTCAGTACTTAGATAAATTGCAG GTAGAGAGGGAACGGGGAATAACCGTTAAAGCCCAAACAGCAACTATGTTCCATCGTCACAAGTTCCTTGGCAGTGACACAGATTTTTTGTTAAACCTTGTTGACACACCTGGACATGTGGATTTCAGCTATGAAGTATCCAGATCTTTGGCAGCTTGTCAAGGTGCCCTTTTGGTTGTAGATGCAGCCCAAGGTGTGCAGGCACAGACTGTTGCTAATTTTTACCTCGCGTTTGAATCAAACCTGGCCATAATTCCtgtcataaataaaattgatcaGCCCACTGCTGATCCAGATCGGGTAAAAACACAGCTCAAATCTATGTTTGACCTTAATCCAAGCGATGTACTATTGACATCAGCAAAAACGGGTCTAGGTCTAGAGCAAGTTCTTCCTGCTGCAATAGAGAGAATTCCTCCTCCCCCTGGTAAAAACACTTCACCTTTGCGAATGCTTTTGCTGGATTCATATTATGATGAGTACAAAGGAGTTATCTGCCATGTGGCTATTGTTGATGGTGCTCTGCACAAGGGTGACAAGATTTGCTCTGCTGCGACTGGCCAAAGTTATGAAGTTTCTGATGTTGGTATCATGCACCCAGAACTTGTGGCAACAGGAATCCTTTTAACAGGTCAAGTTGGATATATAGTTAGCGGAATGCGTTCAACAAAAGAGGCCCGTGTTGGGGATACTCTACATCATACACGAACAGTTATACAGCCCCTTCCAG GTTTCAAGCCAGCAAAACATATGGTCTTTTCTGGCCTATATCCTGCTGATGGATCTGATTTTGAGGCACTTAACCATGCCATAGAGAGACTGACGTGTAATGATGCCAGTGTCTCTGTAACTAAAGAAAGCAGCACAGCTCTAGGTCTGGGTTTCAG ATGTGGTTTCTTGGGCTTACTTCACATGGATGTTTTTCATCAGCGACTTGAGCAg GAACATGGAGCACATGTCATTTCGACTGTTCCTACAGTGCCATATATTTTTGAGTACTCAGATGGAAG CAAATTACAGGTCCAGAATCCTGCTGCTTTGCCTTCAAACCCCAAAAATCGACTCACTGCCTGCTGGGAACCTACTGTGATAGCAACTATTATAATCCCTAGTGA GTATGTGGGGTCTGTTATCACTTTATGCGCTGAGCGTCGTGGGGAGCAATTGGAGTACTCATTTATTGATAG CCAGCGAGCTTTCATGAGGTATCGCATGCCTCTGAGGGAAATTGTTGTGGACTTCTACAATGAATTGAAAAGTATAACATCAGGATATGCTTCGTTTGATTATGAGGATTCAGA aTATCAGGCTTCAGATTTGGTGAAGCTGGATATTCTCCTTAATGGCCAACCAGTTGATGCCATGGCAACCATTGTCCACAAATCAAAAGCTCCACGTGTCGGCCGCGAACTTGTGGAGAAGCTTAAAAAGTTTATAGACAG ATGTTTGAAATTATCATACAAGCTGCTATTGGATCTAAGGTCATCGCTCGGGAGAC GCTTTCTGCTATGA
- the LOC107015458 gene encoding translation factor GUF1 homolog, mitochondrial isoform X3: MFHRHKFLGSDTDFLLNLVDTPGHVDFSYEVSRSLAACQGALLVVDAAQGVQAQTVANFYLAFESNLAIIPVINKIDQPTADPDRVKTQLKSMFDLNPSDVLLTSAKTGLGLEQVLPAAIERIPPPPGKNTSPLRMLLLDSYYDEYKGVICHVAIVDGALHKGDKICSAATGQSYEVSDVGIMHPELVATGILLTGQVGYIVSGMRSTKEARVGDTLHHTRTVIQPLPGFKPAKHMVFSGLYPADGSDFEALNHAIERLTCNDASVSVTKESSTALGLGFRCGFLGLLHMDVFHQRLEQEHGAHVISTVPTVPYIFEYSDGSKLQVQNPAALPSNPKNRLTACWEPTVIATIIIPSEYVGSVITLCAERRGEQLEYSFIDSQRAFMRYRMPLREIVVDFYNELKSITSGYASFDYEDSEYQASDLVKLDILLNGQPVDAMATIVHKSKAPRVGRELVEKLKKFIDRQMFEIIIQAAIGSKVIARETLSAMRKNVLAKCYGGDVTRKRKLLEKQKEGKKRMKRVGSVDIPQEAFHELLKVS; encoded by the exons ATGTTCCATCGTCACAAGTTCCTTGGCAGTGACACAGATTTTTTGTTAAACCTTGTTGACACACCTGGACATGTGGATTTCAGCTATGAAGTATCCAGATCTTTGGCAGCTTGTCAAGGTGCCCTTTTGGTTGTAGATGCAGCCCAAGGTGTGCAGGCACAGACTGTTGCTAATTTTTACCTCGCGTTTGAATCAAACCTGGCCATAATTCCtgtcataaataaaattgatcaGCCCACTGCTGATCCAGATCGGGTAAAAACACAGCTCAAATCTATGTTTGACCTTAATCCAAGCGATGTACTATTGACATCAGCAAAAACGGGTCTAGGTCTAGAGCAAGTTCTTCCTGCTGCAATAGAGAGAATTCCTCCTCCCCCTGGTAAAAACACTTCACCTTTGCGAATGCTTTTGCTGGATTCATATTATGATGAGTACAAAGGAGTTATCTGCCATGTGGCTATTGTTGATGGTGCTCTGCACAAGGGTGACAAGATTTGCTCTGCTGCGACTGGCCAAAGTTATGAAGTTTCTGATGTTGGTATCATGCACCCAGAACTTGTGGCAACAGGAATCCTTTTAACAGGTCAAGTTGGATATATAGTTAGCGGAATGCGTTCAACAAAAGAGGCCCGTGTTGGGGATACTCTACATCATACACGAACAGTTATACAGCCCCTTCCAG GTTTCAAGCCAGCAAAACATATGGTCTTTTCTGGCCTATATCCTGCTGATGGATCTGATTTTGAGGCACTTAACCATGCCATAGAGAGACTGACGTGTAATGATGCCAGTGTCTCTGTAACTAAAGAAAGCAGCACAGCTCTAGGTCTGGGTTTCAG ATGTGGTTTCTTGGGCTTACTTCACATGGATGTTTTTCATCAGCGACTTGAGCAg GAACATGGAGCACATGTCATTTCGACTGTTCCTACAGTGCCATATATTTTTGAGTACTCAGATGGAAG CAAATTACAGGTCCAGAATCCTGCTGCTTTGCCTTCAAACCCCAAAAATCGACTCACTGCCTGCTGGGAACCTACTGTGATAGCAACTATTATAATCCCTAGTGA GTATGTGGGGTCTGTTATCACTTTATGCGCTGAGCGTCGTGGGGAGCAATTGGAGTACTCATTTATTGATAG CCAGCGAGCTTTCATGAGGTATCGCATGCCTCTGAGGGAAATTGTTGTGGACTTCTACAATGAATTGAAAAGTATAACATCAGGATATGCTTCGTTTGATTATGAGGATTCAGA aTATCAGGCTTCAGATTTGGTGAAGCTGGATATTCTCCTTAATGGCCAACCAGTTGATGCCATGGCAACCATTGTCCACAAATCAAAAGCTCCACGTGTCGGCCGCGAACTTGTGGAGAAGCTTAAAAAGTTTATAGACAG GCAGATGTTTGAAATTATCATACAAGCTGCTATTGGATCTAAGGTCATCGCTCGGGAGAC GCTTTCTGCTATGAGAAAAAATGTTCTGGCCAAGTGTTATGGTGGTGATGTTACAAGAAAGAGGAAGTTGTTGGAGAAACAGAAAGAAGGGAAGAAGCGAATGAAGCGAGTGGGATCCGTCGATATACCCCAAGAGGCATTTCACGAGTTACTCAAGGTCTCATGA
- the LOC107015458 gene encoding translation factor GUF1 homolog, mitochondrial isoform X1 has product MTTFKRASKALTSKFSAIYTCNFHPVTFLSHFSYTHNASFCSRPRQNNKEASTIDLNQYPSDNIRNFSIIAHVDHGKSTLADRLLELTGTIRKGHGQPQYLDKLQVERERGITVKAQTATMFHRHKFLGSDTDFLLNLVDTPGHVDFSYEVSRSLAACQGALLVVDAAQGVQAQTVANFYLAFESNLAIIPVINKIDQPTADPDRVKTQLKSMFDLNPSDVLLTSAKTGLGLEQVLPAAIERIPPPPGKNTSPLRMLLLDSYYDEYKGVICHVAIVDGALHKGDKICSAATGQSYEVSDVGIMHPELVATGILLTGQVGYIVSGMRSTKEARVGDTLHHTRTVIQPLPGFKPAKHMVFSGLYPADGSDFEALNHAIERLTCNDASVSVTKESSTALGLGFRCGFLGLLHMDVFHQRLEQEHGAHVISTVPTVPYIFEYSDGSKLQVQNPAALPSNPKNRLTACWEPTVIATIIIPSEYVGSVITLCAERRGEQLEYSFIDSQRAFMRYRMPLREIVVDFYNELKSITSGYASFDYEDSEYQASDLVKLDILLNGQPVDAMATIVHKSKAPRVGRELVEKLKKFIDRQMFEIIIQAAIGSKVIARETLSAMRKNVLAKCYGGDVTRKRKLLEKQKEGKKRMKRVGSVDIPQEAFHELLKVS; this is encoded by the exons ATGACTACTTTCAAGAGAGCTTCAAAAGCTCTCACATCCAAATTTTCTGCAATTTATACTTGCAATTTTCATCCGGTAACCTTTTTATCGCATTTTTCTTATACTCATAATGCTTCATTTTGCTCTCGTCCTCGCCAAAACAATAAAGAAGCATCAACTATAGATTTGAATCAGTACCCTTCTGATAACATTCGTAACTTTTCAATTATTGCCCATGTTGATCATGGAAAATCAACCTTAGCTGACAGACTTCTCGAACTTACTGGAACCATTAGAAAAGGACACGGTCAGCCTCAGTACTTAGATAAATTGCAG GTAGAGAGGGAACGGGGAATAACCGTTAAAGCCCAAACAGCAACTATGTTCCATCGTCACAAGTTCCTTGGCAGTGACACAGATTTTTTGTTAAACCTTGTTGACACACCTGGACATGTGGATTTCAGCTATGAAGTATCCAGATCTTTGGCAGCTTGTCAAGGTGCCCTTTTGGTTGTAGATGCAGCCCAAGGTGTGCAGGCACAGACTGTTGCTAATTTTTACCTCGCGTTTGAATCAAACCTGGCCATAATTCCtgtcataaataaaattgatcaGCCCACTGCTGATCCAGATCGGGTAAAAACACAGCTCAAATCTATGTTTGACCTTAATCCAAGCGATGTACTATTGACATCAGCAAAAACGGGTCTAGGTCTAGAGCAAGTTCTTCCTGCTGCAATAGAGAGAATTCCTCCTCCCCCTGGTAAAAACACTTCACCTTTGCGAATGCTTTTGCTGGATTCATATTATGATGAGTACAAAGGAGTTATCTGCCATGTGGCTATTGTTGATGGTGCTCTGCACAAGGGTGACAAGATTTGCTCTGCTGCGACTGGCCAAAGTTATGAAGTTTCTGATGTTGGTATCATGCACCCAGAACTTGTGGCAACAGGAATCCTTTTAACAGGTCAAGTTGGATATATAGTTAGCGGAATGCGTTCAACAAAAGAGGCCCGTGTTGGGGATACTCTACATCATACACGAACAGTTATACAGCCCCTTCCAG GTTTCAAGCCAGCAAAACATATGGTCTTTTCTGGCCTATATCCTGCTGATGGATCTGATTTTGAGGCACTTAACCATGCCATAGAGAGACTGACGTGTAATGATGCCAGTGTCTCTGTAACTAAAGAAAGCAGCACAGCTCTAGGTCTGGGTTTCAG ATGTGGTTTCTTGGGCTTACTTCACATGGATGTTTTTCATCAGCGACTTGAGCAg GAACATGGAGCACATGTCATTTCGACTGTTCCTACAGTGCCATATATTTTTGAGTACTCAGATGGAAG CAAATTACAGGTCCAGAATCCTGCTGCTTTGCCTTCAAACCCCAAAAATCGACTCACTGCCTGCTGGGAACCTACTGTGATAGCAACTATTATAATCCCTAGTGA GTATGTGGGGTCTGTTATCACTTTATGCGCTGAGCGTCGTGGGGAGCAATTGGAGTACTCATTTATTGATAG CCAGCGAGCTTTCATGAGGTATCGCATGCCTCTGAGGGAAATTGTTGTGGACTTCTACAATGAATTGAAAAGTATAACATCAGGATATGCTTCGTTTGATTATGAGGATTCAGA aTATCAGGCTTCAGATTTGGTGAAGCTGGATATTCTCCTTAATGGCCAACCAGTTGATGCCATGGCAACCATTGTCCACAAATCAAAAGCTCCACGTGTCGGCCGCGAACTTGTGGAGAAGCTTAAAAAGTTTATAGACAG GCAGATGTTTGAAATTATCATACAAGCTGCTATTGGATCTAAGGTCATCGCTCGGGAGAC GCTTTCTGCTATGAGAAAAAATGTTCTGGCCAAGTGTTATGGTGGTGATGTTACAAGAAAGAGGAAGTTGTTGGAGAAACAGAAAGAAGGGAAGAAGCGAATGAAGCGAGTGGGATCCGTCGATATACCCCAAGAGGCATTTCACGAGTTACTCAAGGTCTCATGA